From the Planktothricoides raciborskii GIHE-MW2 genome, the window CCCCCTAGGGCTTCTACAACCGTGCGAGTATTAGACACCATCATTTTTATATAAGAATCTCCCTCACTCCCCGGAGCACCAATTGAATCAGAATAAAGTTCTTGGGAGGCTAATTTAACTTGGGCTTCTTGGGCGACGGTTTGAATTAAACTCGGATTAATAGTCGTTTCGGCAAAAATTGCTGGAACCCCAGTTTTTTTGATTTTTTCTACTAACTCACTCTGGGTTTTGGCGCTGGGTTTTTCTTCGGTACTGACACCAATTAAAGTCCCGACAACTTCTAGTCCATAAGCTGCGGTATAGTATTGAAAAGCATCGTGAGTGGTGACGAGTTTTCGCTTGTCTGGGGGAATGGTGGCGATTTGTTGAGCAATCCAGGTATCTAACTGTTGCAATTCCGCCGTGAGTTGGGCGGCATTTGCTGTAAAAATATCCGCATCTTCCGGGGAAATTTCAATTAATGCATCGCGAATTCCATTCACCATCGCGATCGCATTGGCAACATCCCCCCAAACATGAGGATCCGGAACTTTTTGCCCTTCATATTTCATATCCAGAGGTTTTACCAGTTCTCCCACCGCTAACTTTTTGGCATTCACCCCAGCGGCATTGATCATTCTAATCAAACCCGGTTCTAAGTTATAGCCATTGTAGAGAATTAATTCCGCTGTTTCTAATGCTTTGATATCTGCGGGTACGGGTTCGTAGGTATGAGGATCCGCACCAGGGTCTAATATGCCGATCAGATTAATTTCCTCTCCAGCAAGTTCAGCAGTCAAGTCCGTGAGAATGGTACTGGTGGAGACAATCTGCGGTCGATTCCGCAAAGCGGATCGCGAAAGCGAATCGCCACTCCCAGGATCTGGGCGGATCTCCGCTGCGGTACAGCCAATCAATGCGGCGAATAGTAACCCAATCCCTAGGGTGTTGGTGTATAAGGTAGCGCGAGTTCCGAAACGTCGGTCTTTTGAGGCATCGCCTCCTTGATGAGTGCTTACTTTCATAAATCTTTAAACTGTTTCATATTTCTTTCATTTTTGTATTGTATGATATTTTCATAATCCTTTCATTTTTCAGATTGTATTGCTCTCAAAGCAGCCAAAGCCAGAACAGGAGGCCACGATGACTACGATCCAGTTTCCCCTAAATGCCGACATCAATCGCCGCGAAATTCCTAGCATTACGGTGAGTCATTTAACCGTTGCCTATCGGCAAGTGCAAGCCTTGGTGGATGTGAACTGCGCGATCGCTCGTGGGCGACTGACCGGCATTATTGGGCCGAATGGGGCGGGCAAAAGTACCTTGATCAAAGCCATGCTGGGATTAGTTCCCACCGTTGTTTCCGGGGAAAATTGTGGCATCGTCCTTTATGAAGGCAAACCCTTGGTGAACCAACGGGAAAAGGTGGCTTATGTACCGCAGCGATCGCAGATTGATTGGACATTTCCCGCGACAGTCTGGGATGTGGTGATGATGGGACGGGTGCAGAAAACCGGCTGGTTTCGTCCTTTTTCCTCCGTCAGTCGTCGTCTAGGGGCTGAGGCTTTAGCCAGAGTGGGCATGAGTGATTATCGCGATCGCAAAATCGGCGAACTCTCTGGAGGACAACAACAGCGGGTGTTTTTAGCCCGTTCCTTAGCCCAAGAAGCGGATATTTACTGTTTTGATGAGCCCTTTGTAGGCATTGACCAAAAAACCCAAGATATTATTTTCGATATTTTTCACGAACTAGCCGACCGGGGCAAAACCGTCGTAGTCGTGAACCATGATTTAGGCAATTCGATTCAGAATTTTGATGATTTGATTTTATTAAATCGGCAGGTAATCGCCTGTGGGTCGCGCGAACAAGTGCTCAAGGCAGAAAATTTATATCAAGCTTATGGCGGAAAAGTTGTATTTTTTAATAGTGAAGCCGCATAGTATTAGGGTGGGCAAAATTTGCCAGCAACGAAGCGGCAGGCAAATATATCTGTAGGGGCGAAGCATTGCGGTAGTAAATCCAGGCTTGTCACCAATAGATTATTGCCCGCAATGCTTCGCCCAGATCCGATATCTGTAGGGGCGAAGCATTGCGGTAGTAAATCCAGGCTTGTCACCAATAGATTATTGCCCGCAATGCTTCGCCCAGATCCGATATCTGTAGGGGCGAAGCATTGCGGTAGTAAATCCAGGCTTGTCACCAATAGATTATTGCCCGCAATGCTTCGCCCAGATCCGATATCTGTAGGGGCGAAGCATTGCGGTAGTAAATCCAGGCTTGTCACCAATAGATTATTGCCCGCAATGCTTCGCCCCTACCAAACAGGAATCCTCCTATTTGATATCATTATTTGAGATAATTATTGATTGAGTCAATATCGATTTTTTATGTGGGAACTATTAAGCGAACCTTTACAATATGCTTTTATGCAGCGATCGCTGGCGATCGCGATTTTAGTGGGTTTAATTTGTGCGGTTGTCGGTAGCTATTTAATGGTGCAACGGTTAGCCTTACTCGGTGATGCTATTAGTCACTCCGTACTCCCAGGATTAGCGATCGCCTTTCTTCTCGGTGGCAATATTTTTATCGGCGCCTTTATTGCCGGGGTGCTAAGTACGGTCATTATTGCCTGGATTCATACACGATCGCCCATCAAAGAAGACGCGGCGATGGGCATAGTTTTGTCGGGATTTTTTGCCCTGGGAATTACTCTGATTACGGCGATCCAAAAACAGAATAAAATTGACCTCAACCATTTTTTATTTGGCAATATTTTAGGAGTCACTGCTGACGAAGTCCGCGATACTGCCATCATCACCATTGTAGTTTTATTAGTCGTGATTTTTCTCTACAAAGAACTCTTATTTTACACCTTCGATCCATTGGGGGCTGAATCCGCCGGATTGCCCGTCAATCTACTCAACTTTGGTCTAATGGTGCTGATTGCTTTAACCGTAGTTGCCAGCATGAAAACCGTCGGCGTTATCCTAGTTTTATCATTACTCATTACTCCGGCTGCCACCGCTTATTTATTAGTCAAACAACTGCATCAAGTAATGATTTTAGGAGCAGTAATTGGCATTATTTCCAGTATCAGTGGAATGTACCTGAGTTATTACTTGAATCTCCCCTCTGGGCCAGCCATTGTATTAGTAGCTTCTAGTTTCTTTATCTTATCTTTATTCTTTAGTCCCCGTCACGGCATTTTCACTCACCGTCAAACAAATCCTAGGGAATTTGCCATCTGGAGAGAAATCAAAAATTTTTGGAAATAAGTCCCCCGATCTCCCTTCCCCTCTTGGACGTAGCAACACTAATCTTTTAAGCCGCAAGCATTGCGGGCGCAAGTAGGGGCGATCCGATCCGCGATCCCCGCGCCCCTACATGACATAACGATTTTTCCTACAGGGGTTTTCACGCCCTACAAGATCGGCTCTTTGGATCCACTTCATCCCCGATTCACTTGACACTTTTTCGCAACTACCTTGATTTAACTTTATTTAAACTTATTGAAAAATATTACCGATAAATGAGGGCGGTTGAAAGCCGAATCGATATGTAACTTCACCAACCCCGAAGCGGTGGGTCGGGTCGATCGCCCATCGATCGCTTGCTAAAACCCTGATAAAACAAAGCTTTTACGCTTATTTGGGGACGCTGGGCAGGTCAGCGATCGCCGGTTATCTGAGCCAAAAGGCGATCGGGGCAGAGCAGAATCGCCAAAATCTTAACAAACCTTAATAAATTTTTATTGATAAAGATTGTAGAATAAAGTGACTTATTAATAAAAATAGTCAATAAGCTTTTGTCTGCTTGAATTGATTAACCCATTCTGTAACCCATCTTGTAACCCATGCAAACTTACGACAATCCAACGGTGAAATATGACTGGTGGGCTGGTAACGCCCGGTTCGCCGACAAAAGCGGCTTATTCATTGCCGCTCACGTTGCCCAAGCGGCGCTGATTACCTTCTGGGCGGGTGCATTTACCTTGTTTGAAATTTCCTGGTTTGACCCCACCCTACCCATGAGCGAACAAGGACTAATATTGCTTCCCCACCTAGCAACCCTGGGTCTGGGTGTTGGGGATGGCGGCAAAATCGTGGACACCTACCCCTACTTTGTCGGAGGTACAGTTCACCTGATTTCCTCAGCGGTACTCGGTGCGGGGGCCTTGTTTCACATTCTCAAAGCACCCGAAGACCTGAAAACTGCCTCCGGTCAAGCCAAAAAGTTTCACTTTGACTGGAACGATCCCAAACAATTGGGGCTGATTTTGGGGCATCATTTACTGTTTTTAGGCATGGGCGCTTTATTGTTAGTAGCCAAAGCCATGTATTGGGACGGACTTTATGATGCGGCAACTCAAACCCTGCGCGTGGTGACAGAACCAACTCTCAATCCATTTGTGATTTATGGCTATCAAACTCACTTTGCCAGTATTGATAATTTAGAAGACCTGGTGGGCGGTCACATTTATGTAGGCGTGATGCTCATTGGTGGGGGAATTTGGCATATCTTAGTTCCGCCAATGGGCAAAGAAAGTCTTAACTTTCTCCGGGGAAGCAATTCTTTCTTACTCATTAGGTGGCATTGCCTTAGCTGGTTTTGTAGCCGCTTATTTCTGTG encodes:
- a CDS encoding metal ABC transporter solute-binding protein, Zn/Mn family gives rise to the protein MKVSTHQGGDASKDRRFGTRATLYTNTLGIGLLFAALIGCTAAEIRPDPGSGDSLSRSALRNRPQIVSTSTILTDLTAELAGEEINLIGILDPGADPHTYEPVPADIKALETAELILYNGYNLEPGLIRMINAAGVNAKKLAVGELVKPLDMKYEGQKVPDPHVWGDVANAIAMVNGIRDALIEISPEDADIFTANAAQLTAELQQLDTWIAQQIATIPPDKRKLVTTHDAFQYYTAAYGLEVVGTLIGVSTEEKPSAKTQSELVEKIKKTGVPAIFAETTINPSLIQTVAQEAQVKLASQELYSDSIGAPGSEGDSYIKMMVSNTRTVVEALGGTYQPFEGLQGQGGRGDRRRQGG
- a CDS encoding metal ABC transporter ATP-binding protein, whose amino-acid sequence is MTTIQFPLNADINRREIPSITVSHLTVAYRQVQALVDVNCAIARGRLTGIIGPNGAGKSTLIKAMLGLVPTVVSGENCGIVLYEGKPLVNQREKVAYVPQRSQIDWTFPATVWDVVMMGRVQKTGWFRPFSSVSRRLGAEALARVGMSDYRDRKIGELSGGQQQRVFLARSLAQEADIYCFDEPFVGIDQKTQDIIFDIFHELADRGKTVVVVNHDLGNSIQNFDDLILLNRQVIACGSREQVLKAENLYQAYGGKVVFFNSEAA
- a CDS encoding metal ABC transporter permease — its product is MWELLSEPLQYAFMQRSLAIAILVGLICAVVGSYLMVQRLALLGDAISHSVLPGLAIAFLLGGNIFIGAFIAGVLSTVIIAWIHTRSPIKEDAAMGIVLSGFFALGITLITAIQKQNKIDLNHFLFGNILGVTADEVRDTAIITIVVLLVVIFLYKELLFYTFDPLGAESAGLPVNLLNFGLMVLIALTVVASMKTVGVILVLSLLITPAATAYLLVKQLHQVMILGAVIGIISSISGMYLSYYLNLPSGPAIVLVASSFFILSLFFSPRHGIFTHRQTNPREFAIWREIKNFWK